Below is a genomic region from Microbacterium esteraromaticum.
ATCTTCAATCCATTCAAATGAACAGTGTCCATTCTGTTGGACTTTGGTACCCTGGGCCCATGACAGCATCCTCCGCCACCGTCGGCGTGATCGGCCTGGGCTCGATGGGACGCCCGATGGCAGAGAGACTGCTCGCCGCGCGTGGCGAGCTCATCATCCACGCGCGCCGCCCCCAGCCAGAGCTCGTGGCGGCAGGTGCCACCTGGTGCGCGACGCCGAAGGACCTCGCTGCTCGATCGGACGTGCTGCTCAGCGTGCTGCCGGATCTGCCCGAGCTCGAGCAGCTGCTCGAAGGGCCGGACGGGCTTCTCGCCGACGACGGGGAGCTGCTCATCATGGTCGCATCGACGTCGTCTGCGCCGGCCGTGCGGGCGCTCGCGGACCGGCTGCGCGAGAGGACCGCGGGGCGGGTGCGGATGCTCGACTGTCCCGTCTCCGGCGGGGAGGACGGCGCTCGCGCCGGCACCCTGTCGATCATGCTCGGCGGGACGGACGCTGACGCAGCCCTGGCCGCAGAAGTGCTCGCACCGTGCGGCAATCCCGTGCACCTCGGCCCCCTCGGCGCCGGCGAGGTCGCGAAAGCCTGCAATCAGCTCGTGGTGTCGGCGACGATCCTCGCACTGGGCGAGGCGACCGTGCTCGCCGATCGCTCCGGGATCGATCTCGACAGGATGTGGTCGCTGCTCGCGGGCGGTTACGCCGGCTCCCGGCTGCTCGACACCCGCCGGGACAAGCTGATCACCGGCGACGACTCCCCCAGCGGCATGGCGAAGTACATGGTCAAGGACCTGCGCTTCGCCGCCGACATCGCGGCCGCGACCGGTACCGAGACGACTCTGCTGCCGGCCCTGAGCGCCGCGTTCGACGAGATCGTCGAACGGGGTCTCGGTGACCGCGACATCTCGGTCACCCGGCGGCTCGTCGCCGAGCGGGGCCGCGCACCCGCTGCGGACGACACGAACGAATCCTGACCCTCTCGCACCGATACCCTGAGATCACGCCCTTCACCATCGAGGAGATCCCCGTGCCCACAGCCTCAGCCAACATCGGAGTCGTCGGACTCGCCGTCATGGGTTCGAACCTGGCCCGTAACCTCGCCAGCCGCGAAGGCAACACGGTGGCGGTGCTGAACCGCTCGCGGGCGAAGACCGATGAGCTTGTCGCCCTGCACCCCGAGGCGGGCTTCGTGCCGACCTTCTCGTACGAGGAGTTCGCGGCGTCCCTGCAGAAGCCGCGCACCGCGATCATCATGGTGAAGGCCGGGCTCGGCACCGATGCGGTGATCGACGAGCTCGTGCGCGTGTTCGAGCCGGGCGACATCATCGTCGACGGCGGCAACGCCTACTTCCCCGACACGATCCGCCGTGAGCAGGCCGTGCGCGAGACGGGCATCAACTTCGTCGGCGCCGGGATCTCGGGCGGAGAGGAGGGCGCGCTGCTCGGACCGAGCATCATGCCCGGCGGCTCCGACGAGTCCTGGGTCACGCTCGGTCCCATCCTCACGTCGATCGCCGCGGTCGCCGAGGGCGAGCCCTGCGTCACGCATGTGGGCCACGGCGGCGCGGGTCACTTCGTGAAGATGGTGCACAACGGCATCGAGTACGCCGACATGCAGCTCATCGCCGAGGCCTACGACCTCATCCGCCGCGGCACGGGCAAGACCCCCGCCGAGATCGCCGAGGTCTTCGCCGAGTGGAACACCGGCGAGCTCGAGTCGTACCTCATCGAGATCACCGCCGAGGTGCTGCGCCAGATCGACGCCGAGACGGGCAAGCCGCTCGTCGACGTGATCGTCGACCAGGCAGGAGCCAAGGGCACCGGCGCGTGGACCGTGCAGACCGCGCTCGCCCTGGGCGTGCCGGTCTCGGGCATCGCCGAGGCGACCTTCGCCCGCTCGCTGTCCTCGCATCCCGAGCAGCGCGCCGTCGCCGCCCACCTGCCCGGCCCGGAGGGCGAGTTCGCCGTCGACGACGCCGACGCCTTCATCGAGGACGTGCGGCTCGCACTGTACGCGTCGAAGATCGTCGCGTACTCGCAGGGCTTCGACGAGATCCGCGCCGGCGCCGTCGAGTACGGCTGGACGATCGACCTCGGCGCCGTGTCGAAGATCTGGCGAGCCGGATGCATCATCCGTGCCCAGTTCCTCAACCGCATCGCCGAGGCATACGCCGGTGAGCCCGACCTGCCCGCACTCCTCACCGCCCCCTACTTCGCCGAGGCGCTCGCACGCGGGCAGGCAGCATGGCGACGCGTCGTCGTCGCCGCAGCGCAGGCAGGCATCCCCGCCCCGGCGTTCTCATCGTCACTGTCGTACTACGACGGCATCCGCGCCGAGCGCCTCCCCGCCGCCCTCGTGCAGGGCCAGCGCGACTTCTTCGGCGCGCACACCTACCGCCGCATCGACAAGGACGGCACCTTCCACACCCTCTGGTCCGGCGACCGCACCGAGATCCCCGCAGTCGACACCCACTGAAACCAGGGCGAGGCTCGGGTCGGCGCGCACGCGCCGCCCCGAGCCTCGCTGCATGCCCAGGGGCATCCACAGTGACTCCATAGGATCTCCTATGAGTTCTCGATGAGACGAGGAGCACAATGGGACCCATGAGCACCGAGCACCCAGACCTCCGCCGCCCTGACGGAACACCCCTGCGCATCCTCGCGGTCGACGACGAGCCCATGCTCACCGACCTGCTCGCCATGGCGCTGCGCATGGAGGGCTGGGAGGTGCGCACGGCCGCATCGGGGCTGGAGGCCCTGCAGGTCGCGCGCGACTTCGAACCCGACGCGCTCGTCCTCGACGTGATGATGCCCGACCTCGACGGCATGAGCGTGCTGCGCCGCCTGCGCGAGTCGGGAAACCTCGTTCCCGTCGTGTTCCTCACCGCGAAGGACGCCGTGGCCGACCGCATCGCCGGGCTCACAGCCGGCGGCGACGACTACGTGACGAAGCCCTTCAGCCTCGAAGAGGTCATCGCGCGGCTTCGGGCGGTGATCCGCCGCTCCGGGCAGGGCCAGGCGGACGATGAGCAGTCGATCCTGCGCGTCGCCGACCTCTCGCTCAACGAGGACAGCCATGAGGTGGTGCGCGGAGACGACGAGATCGAGCTCACCGCGACCGAGTTCGAGCTGCTGCGCTTCCTGATGCGCAATGAGCGCCGGGTGCTGTCGAAGGCACAGATCCTCGACCGGGTGTGGAGCTATGACTTCGGCGGCAAGTCGTCGGTGGTCGAGCTGTACATCTCGTACCTGCGCAAGAAGATCGACGCGGGCCGCACTCCCCTGCTGCACACCGTGCGAGGTGTTGGCTACATGATCAAGTCGCCGCAGTAGACATGCTCCCCCACCCGCTGAGCCTTCAGGCGCGGCTGATGGCCGCGGTGATCGGGTTCGTCTCCCTCATCCTGGTGATCGTCGCGATCATCACCAGCGCGACCCTCGGCAAGACGCTCGAGGATCGCCTGCAGGAGCAGCTCGACGCCACCTCGAAGGTCACGACGGCTCTGGTCACCGACCGCGCCCGGGTGGCTGCGCTGCGCGGCGAAGCGCTCACCGCCGAGATGGCGATCCAGGGCGGCATCGTCTCAGACGGCAGCCTGCTGATGGCCGTCCTTCCGCCCGACTCCCCCGCCTCAGGGGTCGTCGCGACGCAGAACTCGAGACGAGGCCTCTCCGCGGCGGATCTGCTCGAGCTCACCTCGGGCCTGCAGGGCTCCAGATCGGCGACGGTCAGCCTCTCCGATTTCGGCTCGTACCGGGTGACTGCCGACCGCACCGAGAACGACGTGGTCGTGATCACCGGCCTTCCTCGCGCCGAGGTGCAGCGAACCATGACCTCGCTGTTCACCGTGATCGCGCTCGCGACTCTCGGCGGGCTGATCCTTCTCGCGCTCACCACGGCGCTGACGATCAGCATGGGCCTGCGTCCGCTGCGCGCTGTCGCGGCGACCGCATCACGCGTCGCCGGGCAGCCCCTCGACCGCGGCGAGGTGAGCATCACCGAGCGCGTGCCGGATTACGAGGCCGATCCGCGCACCGAGGTCGGCCGTGTGGGCGTGGCGCTGAACACCCTGCTCGACCACGTCGACTCCTCGCTCGCCGCCCGGCAGCGCAACGAGGAGCGCATGCGGCGTTTCGTGGCGGATGCCAGTCATGAGCTGCGCACACCGCTCGCGTCCATCCGCGGATACTCCGAGCTGTCGCTGCGTGCCCTGAAGCAGTCGCAGGACGCCCCGACCGTCGAGAACACCACGTCGGCGCTGGAGCGCATCCAGGCGCAGTCGCTGCGGATGACGCGGCTCGTCGAGGACCTGCTGCTGCTCGCGCGGCTCGATGAGGGGGCGGAGCTGGTTCATGGCGAGGTCGACCTGTCGCAGCTGGCTGTCGAGGCCCTCGCCGACGCGCAGCCGACGGCGCCGGGCCATCACTGGAAGCTGGAGACTCCCGGCGAACCTGTCACGGTCGTCGGAGACATGGGGCGTCTGCACCAGGTGGTGGGCAACCTTCTCGCCAACGCCCGCACCCATACCCCGGAGGGGACGACCATCACCCTGGCCCTGGCCGCCACGCCTTCCGGGGCCGAGCTGCGCGTGCACGACGACGGCCCCGGCATCGACCCCGCGGTGCGCGAGGAGCTGTTCGCCCGCTTCGCCCGCGGCGATGTGTCGCGCGCGCGGCAGACGGGCGGCACCGGGCTCGGCCTCGCGATAGCGAAGGCGATCGTCGAGGGTCACGGCGGCACCATCGCCGTCGAGAGCGCGCCCGGAGACACGACGTTCACCGTGCGCCTGCCCTCCGGCCTGCGCTCGTCGCCATCTCCGCGGCCGGAGCCGCCGGTTCAGTAGCCTGCGAACGCGTCGGTGGTGACGCCTCGCGCCTTCTGCAGAGCAGGGGCCAGGTCGGCGATGAGCCGCGGCGGGCCCGAGATGTACGCATGGCGGGTCGCGAGGTCGGGCACCGCCTGCTGCAGGCCCTCGGCGTCGAGGCGGATCCCCTCCGCCCACGTCCAGTGCGCAGGCAGGTCGGCCGGCTCGTCACGGGTGAACACGATCGTGCGCGCGCCCGTCGCCGCGAGCTCGTCGCGGAACGCCAGCTCGGCCGCCTCCGATGCGACGTAGACGAGCACGACATCGCGCTCGGCGCCGGTGGCCTGCAGCTGACGCAGCTGCGACACGAACGGCGTCACCCCGATCCCGGCCGCGACCATCAGCACGGGCGCCTGGCCGCGCGGCAGCACGAAGTCGCCCCAGGTGCCGGTGACGGCGAGCACGGCGCCGGGCTCGGCCGCCTTCAGCGCACGCTTGTAGCTGGACGGATGCTTCTGATCGCCGTCCTTGTAGGCGATGCGCAGAGTGGGCAGATCGGCGGGCGCGGAGACGATGCTGAACTCGCGCCGCGTGCCGCGGGCATCCGGATTGCGGTGCGGTACCTCCAGCTCGACGTACTGCCCGGCGATGAATCGCACCCGCCCCTTCGCCCGGAAGGTGAGCTCCTGCGCAGTGGGCGTGATGAATTCCCGCTTCGTGAGCACCAGCCGCACCGATCCCCGCAGCGCGAAGGCGAAGGCGAGCAGGTTTCCGATCAGCAGGGCACGCTCCTGACCGAGCGTGAACAGCGAGCCGATCGCGATCGGCCAGCCCGCGAGCACCCCGACGAGGGCCGCCACGCTGAACTGCTGCCAGCGCCGGGGCGGCAGCGTGAGGGGCTCGGAGAGCATGAAAGCGCCCAGGAAGAGATACGGGCTCTGCGCGACCGCCGCCACCAGCGCATCACCGGCGCTGAACGGGATGCCGAAGGACTGCGCCTGAACGGCCTGGCGCACCACCGACACCGTGACGACGACGATCAGGAACACGAGCACCAGCCGCACCTTCTCGGTGCGCCACAGCACGAGCAGCCCGAACAGCGCGACGAACAGCGACAGCCACGGGGTGCCGACCCACCAGGCCGAGAACGTGCCGAGCCCGAGGACGGTCACGACGGCAGCACCGAAGGCGGCGGGGTTGAGGATGTGACGCCCGCGCCACGCGATGAGGTACTTCGACAGGCTGGCAAGCACACCGGCGAGCGCCGCGCCGCCCAGCCCTGCAGGGGTGAGCGCGGGCTGCAGCACGAAGAGCAGGATGAGTGCGGTGACCAGCGACGACTCGATGCGCCACGGCAGGTGCAGGGCACGCTGCGCCACAGCGTCGACAGCGGAGATGGCGACAGCCAGCACCGCGAAAGATGCCAGGATCTCACCGGCCGAGGGCCCCACGAGCCCTGCGAGCGAGAGTCCGAGGGCTATCACCGCCAGCGCCGCGAGGGCGAACAGCGCGAGCCGGTACATCGAGATGGCGCCGAGCACGGCGAGCACACGCTGCCGCATCGCCAGGAACGCAGTGATCACTGTTCTACTCTTCCGTATTCTCAGCGGCCTGGCGCCGCAGGCGACTCTGCGGCGCCTCTTTCCCGATCCCGACTGCGGAGCTCGACGAGGCGGACACGGTGAACAGCTCACCGGGGAAGCCCTCAGAGCGCTCGACGCGCCCGTCGGTCGACATCCGCACCCATTCCACGCCCCACCGGTCGGCCAGTGCGGCACCGCCGTCGAAGAACAGCCCCGTGGCGGCTGCGTCTGCGTGCATGGCGTCATCCGCGAGCGCCCATGTGGCCGCCCAGGTGCGCACGGGCAGGCCGGTGCGACCGTCGAGCACATGATGCAGCCCGTCGCCCCAGGATCGACGCGTGATCCCCGAGGCGCAGAGTGCCGCATCCGCGACCTCCACCACACCGATCGCCGAGGTCGGATCGTACGGATGCTCGAGCGCGACCCGAGCCGCACCGCCCCGCACCCGCAGGTCGCCGCTGCCGTCGACGGTCACCCGCCCGGGAAGGTGGGCGAGGGCGTCGCAGATGAGATCGACCAGCCGGCCCTTGCCGACCGCGCCCACGTCGATGACCGCGGGGGCGCTGAGCCCGATCGCATCGGCGTCCAGGCTCAGCAGGCGCTGCCAGTCGCCAGGAGCGGGACGTGGCGAGCCGGGCTGCAGCGTCAGCGACGCGTCGTATCCGAGCGACTCGAGCCCCGTGCCGATCAGCGGGTTCACCGCGCCGTCGGTCGCGTCGGCCAGCTCGCGGTACGCGCCGAGCATCGCATGGGCGTCGGCCGCGGCATCCCGATCCAGCGTCGCCGTCTCGCCGCCGGAGCGCAGCGACGAGACGATCGAGTCGTCTCTGAAGCGGGACCAGGTCTCATCGAACGCGGCGACGATGCTCGAGATCCGCGTGCGATCGCCCTCACCGAGCGGTGCGGAGGTCTCGACCTCCCAGCGCGTGCCGATGGCGTCGAACCGCCACGCGTGCATGCCTTCTCACTCGGCCGCGGCGGCGGCCTGCTCCTTGATCTCGGCGAGCGCCTGGTCGAAGCCGCCGCTGGTGAGCGACGACCCTGCGACGCGGTCGACGTCGAGATCGTCGAGCTTCCTGCCGACGACCTCGTCCGCGATGCCCGCGATGAACTGCCCCTGGTAGTTCTTCGACTCGGGGGCGATCGGATCGCCGACCACCTCGACATCGGTGACCGCGTCGTCGGCGACCGTGAGGGTGACCTCGATCGTCTCGACCGTCTCAGGGGTCTGATACGAGCCCTCGGCGGTGTAGGTGCCGTCGGCGTACGGAGCGGTGGCACCGCTCGACGAGCCGTTCGACGTCTCGCCGGTCTCGGCGTCGGCCGCGCCGGAGCATCCGGCGAGCACGAGGGCGCCGGCGATGCCGAGCAGGGCGGTTCCGGTGCGGACTGCGGGATGCGCGTTCATGCGTCCAGCTTCGGGCATCCGGCTATGAGGAATCCGGATGCCCGCTATGCCTCCGGGGTGAGCTCAGGCGTCCCCGCCGAACATGCTCGTGACCGAGCCGTCCTCGAAGACCTGCCTGATCGCGGTGGCGAGCAGCGGTGCGATCGGGAGGATGGTGAGCCCCTCCCAGCGGCGCGACTCGGTCAGCGGGATCGTGTCCGTGATGACGACCTGGTCGATCGAGGAGTCCTGCAGGCGGTCGGATGCCGGGTCGCTGAAGACCGCGTGCGTCGCCGCGACGATCACCTTGCGGGCTCCGTTCGCCTTGAGCGCCTGGGCGGCCTTGACGATGGTTCCGCCGGTGTCGATCATGTCGTCGACGAGCAGGCAGGTGCGTCCATCGACGGTTCCGACGATCTCGTGCACCGAGACCTGGTTGGCGACCTTCGGGTCGCGGCGCTTGTGGATGATGGCGAGAGGCGCGCCGAGGCTGTCGGACCACGTGTCGGCGACACGCACCCGGCCCATGTCGGGCGAGACGATGGTGAGGGTCTCGCGGTCGTCCGGCGTGAGGGTGCCCTCGAAGTGCTCGAGCAGCACCGGCTTGGCGAACAGGTGGTCGACCGGGCCGTCGAAGAAGCCCTGGATCTGCGCGGCGTGCAGGTCGACGCTCATGACGCGATCCGCTCCGGCGACCTTGAGCATGTCCGCGACCAGACGGGCCGAGATCGGCTCACGGCCGCGGCCCTTCTTGTCCTGTCGGGAATAGGGATAGTACGGCGCGACGACGGTGATCCGCTTGGCCGATGCGCGCTTGGCGGCGTCGAGCATGATGAGCGTCTCCATGAGCCACTCGTTCACCGGCTCGCCGAACGACTGCACGATGAACAGATCGCAGCCGCGGATCGACACCTCGAAACGGGCGTAGATCTCGCCGGAGGCGAAGGTGCGGTGCTCGACCGGAGCGACCTCCTGCCCCAGCGCCGCGGCGACGGCTGCAGTGAGCTCGGGATGCGAGCGTCCGCCCGCGACGACCAGCCGCTTCTTCGTCTTCGCGATCAGTCCGGGTGCGACGCCGTTCTCACGGTCGAGTGCAGCCGTCTTCTTCTTGCGCCCCATGCCAGCCGCCTATTCTGCTGATCGTTCCCGGGCGGCAGCATCCGCTGCCCCCGTGCCTGCTCGGTTCTTCTCGACCCACCCGTCGATGTTCCTCTGGGGGCGACGCTCATGGCCAGGGCGCCCGCGGGAACGTCCTTGCGGACGACGGCGCCGGCACCGGTCTTCGCACCGGCTCCCAGCCTAACGGGCGCGACCAGCACCGTGTGCGAGCCGGTGTGCACCTCGTCGCCGACCACCGTGCGGTGCTTGTTCACATCGTCGTAGTTCGCCGTGATCGTGCTCGCACCGAGGTTCACGCCGCGACCGATCGTGGCGTCGCCCACATACGAGAGGTGCGGCACCTTGCTGCCTTCGCCGATCTCGGCGTTCTTGGTCTCGACGTACGCGCCGATCTTGCCGCCCGCGCCGAGCACCGTGCCAGGGCGCAGGAACGAGAACGGGCCGACGGTGGCGTTCGCGCCGATCACCGCGAGGTTGGCGTCGGTGCGCCTGACCACCGCGTCCTCGCCGACCTCGCAGTCGACCAGCGTGGTGTCGGGGCCGACGGTCGCGCCGGCCGCGATGGTCGTGGCACGCAGGATCTGGGTGTTCGGCAGGATCGTCACGTCGGAGGCGAGCGTCGCATCGTCGTCGATCCATGTCGTCTCGGGGTCGACGATCGTGACCCCCTCACGCTGCCAGTGCCGCACGATGCGCTGGTTGAGCAGGCGGCCGACGAGCGCGAGCTGCGCACGGTCGTTGACGCCGTAGGTGACCGTGACGTCGGAGACGACGGATGCGGCGACGCGGTCTCCGTCGCGACGAAGCAGCCCGGGCACATCGGTGAGGTACATCTCGCCCTGGGCGTTGTCGACGCCGATCTCGGGCAGATAGCGGCGCAGCGTCTCGGCGCGGAACACGTACATGCCCGCATTGATCTCGCTGACCGCGGCCTCGTCGTCGGTGGCGTCCTTCTGCTCGACGATGCGGTCGACGCCGCCGTCTGCATCGCGGATCACGCGGCCGTATCCGGCGGGGTCGTCGACGACCGCCGTCATGAGCGTCGCGGGCGCGCCGGACGCGCGGTGCTCGTCGAGGAACGACGACAAGGTCGCGGCGTCGGCGAGCGGGCAGTCGCCCGAGAGCACCAGCACGTCGCCGTCGAAGTCGGCGGGCAGGGCGTCGATCGCGACCTGGACCGCGCGGCCGGTGCCGGGCACGTCATCCTGGTCGACGAAGACGGCGTCGGGGTAGTCGGCGGCGAGCGCTGAGACGACCTGGTCGCGCTCATGCCGCACGACGACCTCGATGTGCGCTGCGCCGAGCGAGCGCGCGGTGGAGAGCACATGGCCGACCAGCGGCCGCCCTGCGATCTCGTGGAGCACCTTGGGCCGCCTGGACTTCATGCGCGTGCCCTGACCTGCGGCGAGCACGATGATGGCGAGAGTGTTCTGCGTCATGCTCCGCCGCCAGGATTCGAACCTGAACCTCACAGCTCCAAAGGCTGTCGTGCTGCCGTTACACCACGGCGGACCGCGCCGCCCGTCTGGGCACCGCCCGTCAAGTCTGCCACGTTCACCCGTGCGCTCTGAGCGTGCGCCCGCCTGTACCCTGTTCGTCACCTGCCGGAAACACGCCCCTGCGATCATGACCGCATGAGCATCGTCATCGAACGCGTCGAATCCGCGACCCCCGCCCTGGCGGCGTTCGTCGCCGCGCACCACGCCGAGATGGAGGGCACCGCCCCGCCGGAGAGCCGGCACGCGCTGTCGTTCGACCGGCTGCTCATGCCTGGCATCCGGCTGTTCGCCGGCTACGACGACGGGCGACCGGTCGCCACCGGCGCTCTGGCCGCGGTGGACGAAGGGCACGAGGAGCTCAAGTCGATGCGCACGGCTCCTACCTCCCGCGGGCGAGGCGTCGGCCGCGCCATGC
It encodes:
- a CDS encoding NAD(P)-dependent oxidoreductase, which produces MTASSATVGVIGLGSMGRPMAERLLAARGELIIHARRPQPELVAAGATWCATPKDLAARSDVLLSVLPDLPELEQLLEGPDGLLADDGELLIMVASTSSAPAVRALADRLRERTAGRVRMLDCPVSGGEDGARAGTLSIMLGGTDADAALAAEVLAPCGNPVHLGPLGAGEVAKACNQLVVSATILALGEATVLADRSGIDLDRMWSLLAGGYAGSRLLDTRRDKLITGDDSPSGMAKYMVKDLRFAADIAAATGTETTLLPALSAAFDEIVERGLGDRDISVTRRLVAERGRAPAADDTNES
- the gndA gene encoding NADP-dependent phosphogluconate dehydrogenase — its product is MPTASANIGVVGLAVMGSNLARNLASREGNTVAVLNRSRAKTDELVALHPEAGFVPTFSYEEFAASLQKPRTAIIMVKAGLGTDAVIDELVRVFEPGDIIVDGGNAYFPDTIRREQAVRETGINFVGAGISGGEEGALLGPSIMPGGSDESWVTLGPILTSIAAVAEGEPCVTHVGHGGAGHFVKMVHNGIEYADMQLIAEAYDLIRRGTGKTPAEIAEVFAEWNTGELESYLIEITAEVLRQIDAETGKPLVDVIVDQAGAKGTGAWTVQTALALGVPVSGIAEATFARSLSSHPEQRAVAAHLPGPEGEFAVDDADAFIEDVRLALYASKIVAYSQGFDEIRAGAVEYGWTIDLGAVSKIWRAGCIIRAQFLNRIAEAYAGEPDLPALLTAPYFAEALARGQAAWRRVVVAAAQAGIPAPAFSSSLSYYDGIRAERLPAALVQGQRDFFGAHTYRRIDKDGTFHTLWSGDRTEIPAVDTH
- a CDS encoding response regulator transcription factor codes for the protein MSTEHPDLRRPDGTPLRILAVDDEPMLTDLLAMALRMEGWEVRTAASGLEALQVARDFEPDALVLDVMMPDLDGMSVLRRLRESGNLVPVVFLTAKDAVADRIAGLTAGGDDYVTKPFSLEEVIARLRAVIRRSGQGQADDEQSILRVADLSLNEDSHEVVRGDDEIELTATEFELLRFLMRNERRVLSKAQILDRVWSYDFGGKSSVVELYISYLRKKIDAGRTPLLHTVRGVGYMIKSPQ
- a CDS encoding sensor histidine kinase, coding for MLPHPLSLQARLMAAVIGFVSLILVIVAIITSATLGKTLEDRLQEQLDATSKVTTALVTDRARVAALRGEALTAEMAIQGGIVSDGSLLMAVLPPDSPASGVVATQNSRRGLSAADLLELTSGLQGSRSATVSLSDFGSYRVTADRTENDVVVITGLPRAEVQRTMTSLFTVIALATLGGLILLALTTALTISMGLRPLRAVAATASRVAGQPLDRGEVSITERVPDYEADPRTEVGRVGVALNTLLDHVDSSLAARQRNEERMRRFVADASHELRTPLASIRGYSELSLRALKQSQDAPTVENTTSALERIQAQSLRMTRLVEDLLLLARLDEGAELVHGEVDLSQLAVEALADAQPTAPGHHWKLETPGEPVTVVGDMGRLHQVVGNLLANARTHTPEGTTITLALAATPSGAELRVHDDGPGIDPAVREELFARFARGDVSRARQTGGTGLGLAIAKAIVEGHGGTIAVESAPGDTTFTVRLPSGLRSSPSPRPEPPVQ
- a CDS encoding FAD-dependent oxidoreductase → MITAFLAMRQRVLAVLGAISMYRLALFALAALAVIALGLSLAGLVGPSAGEILASFAVLAVAISAVDAVAQRALHLPWRIESSLVTALILLFVLQPALTPAGLGGAALAGVLASLSKYLIAWRGRHILNPAAFGAAVVTVLGLGTFSAWWVGTPWLSLFVALFGLLVLWRTEKVRLVLVFLIVVVTVSVVRQAVQAQSFGIPFSAGDALVAAVAQSPYLFLGAFMLSEPLTLPPRRWQQFSVAALVGVLAGWPIAIGSLFTLGQERALLIGNLLAFAFALRGSVRLVLTKREFITPTAQELTFRAKGRVRFIAGQYVELEVPHRNPDARGTRREFSIVSAPADLPTLRIAYKDGDQKHPSSYKRALKAAEPGAVLAVTGTWGDFVLPRGQAPVLMVAAGIGVTPFVSQLRQLQATGAERDVVLVYVASEAAELAFRDELAATGARTIVFTRDEPADLPAHWTWAEGIRLDAEGLQQAVPDLATRHAYISGPPRLIADLAPALQKARGVTTDAFAGY
- a CDS encoding FAD:protein FMN transferase — encoded protein: MHAWRFDAIGTRWEVETSAPLGEGDRTRISSIVAAFDETWSRFRDDSIVSSLRSGGETATLDRDAAADAHAMLGAYRELADATDGAVNPLIGTGLESLGYDASLTLQPGSPRPAPGDWQRLLSLDADAIGLSAPAVIDVGAVGKGRLVDLICDALAHLPGRVTVDGSGDLRVRGGAARVALEHPYDPTSAIGVVEVADAALCASGITRRSWGDGLHHVLDGRTGLPVRTWAATWALADDAMHADAAATGLFFDGGAALADRWGVEWVRMSTDGRVERSEGFPGELFTVSASSSSAVGIGKEAPQSRLRRQAAENTEE
- a CDS encoding FMN-binding protein encodes the protein MNAHPAVRTGTALLGIAGALVLAGCSGAADAETGETSNGSSSGATAPYADGTYTAEGSYQTPETVETIEVTLTVADDAVTDVEVVGDPIAPESKNYQGQFIAGIADEVVGRKLDDLDVDRVAGSSLTSGGFDQALAEIKEQAAAAAE
- a CDS encoding ribose-phosphate diphosphokinase — encoded protein: MGRKKKTAALDRENGVAPGLIAKTKKRLVVAGGRSHPELTAAVAAALGQEVAPVEHRTFASGEIYARFEVSIRGCDLFIVQSFGEPVNEWLMETLIMLDAAKRASAKRITVVAPYYPYSRQDKKGRGREPISARLVADMLKVAGADRVMSVDLHAAQIQGFFDGPVDHLFAKPVLLEHFEGTLTPDDRETLTIVSPDMGRVRVADTWSDSLGAPLAIIHKRRDPKVANQVSVHEIVGTVDGRTCLLVDDMIDTGGTIVKAAQALKANGARKVIVAATHAVFSDPASDRLQDSSIDQVVITDTIPLTESRRWEGLTILPIAPLLATAIRQVFEDGSVTSMFGGDA
- a CDS encoding GNAT family N-acetyltransferase gives rise to the protein MSIVIERVESATPALAAFVAAHHAEMEGTAPPESRHALSFDRLLMPGIRLFAGYDDGRPVATGALAAVDEGHEELKSMRTAPTSRGRGVGRAMLAFLIDDAAGRGIERLSLETGSDAFFDAARALYASAGFVECDAFGGYRPDPHSAFLTLAPVTAAAIGRDPQAR